The nucleotide sequence CGCCGACTACTTCATCCTGCTGTCGCGCGCGATGGAGAACCTGCCCGATTCCAGTCCCGAGCGGCGGGCCGAAGTCTATCAGTCCGCACGCCAGGCGCTGGTGACCCAGCTGCGGGCGATGGATCCGCCCGTCTCCCGATCCCGCATCAAGGCCGAGCAGCGCGCGCTGGACGACGCGGTGGAGACGCTCGAAACCCGGGCGCAGACCGCACCGGATCCGACGGACGACCCTGAAACTAATCAGCAGCCAGCCGATCCAGAGATTTCAAATCTTTCAATTGCACCGAGTGAAGACGACACCATGACCCAGCACCAGTTTCAATCCAGGTTTGCCCCCCGCCCCGCCGTCGAGGAGAAGCCGATGTCACGGCTCGATGAAATCAACCGCGTGCTGCGCAAGCTGCAGAGCGACTCCTTTGGCGTCGAGGCCTGCGCCTTGATCTCCGAGGACGGGCTGATGATCGCGAGCGTGCTCGCCGCCGACATGGAGGAGACGCGCGTCGCCGGCATGACGGCGACGTTGCTGTCGCTCGGCGGCCGCGCCGCGATGGAGCTCGGCCGCAGCCATCTGCAGGAGGTCATCATCCGCGGTGAGTCCGGCTATGCGGTGCTAGTCAGCGCCGGCCGCGGCGCGCTGCTGCTCGCGCTGACCAACGAGAATAGCAAGCTGGGCCTGACCTTCTTCGACATGCGCGAGGCCGTCCGGTCGCTGCAGAAGGTGCTGTAGCAGTCATACAAATAGGCCGGCGCGCCGCGCCGGCAGGAGTAGCGTCCATGGCCAATACCGTCCTCTATGATGACGGCGTTCACAAGAACATTCTGCTGGAGGATTTCAGCGCCGGCGATCTCGCCGTGCAGGCGAACCAGCATCTGATCATCCATGACCGCGTCGGCATGCTGCTCGATCCCGGCGGCCACAAGGTCTACTCCAAGGTGCTGGGCGAGACCTTCAGCGAGCTCTCGGGCGGCCGCCTGAAATATCTGTTCCTGTCGCATCAGGACCCCGACATCGTCGCGGCCATCAATGGCTGGCTGATGACCACCGATGCCGACGCCTACATCTCCTCGCTGTGGACGCGCTTCGTGCCGCATTTCGGCTTCGACCACATCGTCGCCGACCGGCTGAAGCCGATCCCCGACGAAGGCATGGTGTTCGATCTCGCCGCCTGCAAGCTCTATGCGCTGCCCGCGCACTTCCTGCACAGCGAGGGCAATTTCCAGCTTTACGATCCGATCTCGAAGATCCTCTACAGCGGCGATCTCGGCGCCTCGATCGGCGTCGACTACATCGTGACGCGCGACTTCAAGGCGCATATCCGCTTCATGGAGGGCTTCCACCGCCGCTACATGGTGTCGAACCGCGTCATGAAGGCGTGGGCGGACATGGTTCGGCCGCTTGATATCGAGATCATCGCCCCGCAACACGGCGCGTTGTTTCCGGACCAGGCGATGTCACGCCAGTTCATCGAGTGGTGCGCAGGCCTCGAATGCGGCATCGATCTGATCACGCCCTTGTTCAAGGTGCCGGTGTTCAAGGTGCCGGCAGGCTGACATGCTGGCGCCCTCCCCCAACATCGTGTCTTCTCCGCCTGCGCCGCGGGCCGATGCGTCTATCGTCGCCGGTGAAGATGCGCCAACCTGGCTCGCGGCCGCCTTTGCCATCGCGGGGACGCTGGTCGCGGTCATGTCGGCCGCGCTCTGGCAACAGGCAGCGGCTGCCCCGGACACCGTGGCCGCAGCCGCCGTGCCGCAGACGATGATCACCCAGCCAGCGCCGAAGCCGTCGGACACGCCGGTGCCTCTTCCCGCACTGATCACGGCTCCTCCGATGCCCTTGCCCTCGGCGATCCCGATCGAGCCGCCTGCTCCGCCCGTCTCAACGGCCCGCACCGAGCCCCAGAGCGCCGCGAAGGCGCCCGCCGAATGCTTCGCACCGCTGGCGATCGCGTTCGAGCGCGGCAGCACGCGCCCCCATCCGGGCGACATGAAGCGCGCACAGGCGGTGCTGCAAAAGGCGCTCGCGCGCCATGGCGATGCGACCATCCTGATCGAGGGACACGCCGATGCCAGCGGCAGCGAGGACCTCAACGTGCTCTTGAGCTACTCGCGCGCCAAGGCCGTCGCGGAGCTCTTGAAGAAGGACGGCATTTCACCGCGGATGTCGGTGAGCGCAGCCGGCGCGGGCCTTGCGCGCGGCGACTCCCAGGCGGCCGCGAACGATCGCAAGGCTGTTCTGCGCATTGCCGGCGTCGACGATTGCGATCACCTCACGGAAGCGAAGCGACCATGACCTTCTATGCCATCGTGAGCGGCGTTGGTGCCGCCATCCTGCTGCTGACCGCAGGCTATCTGTTCGGGGCGCGCCAGGGCGCGGTCGCCCGCGACCATCTGCGGCGGCAGGTGCAAGTGCAGGCCGCCAGCCTCAATCAGTTGCAGGACCAGAGCAGCCACGACGCCAGCGAGCGGGAAACGAGTCTGCGCAGCGCGATCCAGGAGGTGCTGGCGCCGCTGGTCGAGCGCGAGCGCATCTCGCTCGATCTCGCGCAACTCGCCACGCGCCCCGGCCGGCGGCGCGAACTGGTGCCGCTGCTCGACAGGATCGCCGAGGTCGGCCGCTTCGAGACCGTGCTGTTGACGAACGAGGAAGGGCTGCCGCTGGCGGCCAACACAGCCGGCCATCACACCGAGCAATTGGCGGCGGCGGCGACGCGGCTGGCGCTGGTCGCCGAGAAGATCGCCGACGAGAACCACATCGCGCCGCTCTCGGTCATGCTGCGCGACGAAAGCGAGACGACGACATTGTGCCGCATCTTCCGGGTGCAGGATCAGACGCTGACCTTGACGGCGCTGTCCAACGATGCGCGGCTCGCCTCCGTCGCGCTCGATCCTGCGCTTGCCAAGGTCCAGGTCGCGCTGACCGCGCCGGCTTAAGCTGCTCTCAAAAGCGCAAAGGGCGCAGCACCTCTTGCGAGGCACTGCGCCCTTCGCCGACCTCATTGTCAGGGGATGAGGCCGACTACACGCGG is from Bradyrhizobium sp. ORS 285 and encodes:
- a CDS encoding roadblock/LC7 domain-containing protein, with the protein product MGRLASLLSRAHGPHDDVAAVPVTTADYFILLSRAMENLPDSSPERRAEVYQSARQALVTQLRAMDPPVSRSRIKAEQRALDDAVETLETRAQTAPDPTDDPETNQQPADPEISNLSIAPSEDDTMTQHQFQSRFAPRPAVEEKPMSRLDEINRVLRKLQSDSFGVEACALISEDGLMIASVLAADMEETRVAGMTATLLSLGGRAAMELGRSHLQEVIIRGESGYAVLVSAGRGALLLALTNENSKLGLTFFDMREAVRSLQKVL
- a CDS encoding MBL fold metallo-hydrolase: MANTVLYDDGVHKNILLEDFSAGDLAVQANQHLIIHDRVGMLLDPGGHKVYSKVLGETFSELSGGRLKYLFLSHQDPDIVAAINGWLMTTDADAYISSLWTRFVPHFGFDHIVADRLKPIPDEGMVFDLAACKLYALPAHFLHSEGNFQLYDPISKILYSGDLGASIGVDYIVTRDFKAHIRFMEGFHRRYMVSNRVMKAWADMVRPLDIEIIAPQHGALFPDQAMSRQFIEWCAGLECGIDLITPLFKVPVFKVPAG
- a CDS encoding OmpA family protein, whose translation is MLAPSPNIVSSPPAPRADASIVAGEDAPTWLAAAFAIAGTLVAVMSAALWQQAAAAPDTVAAAAVPQTMITQPAPKPSDTPVPLPALITAPPMPLPSAIPIEPPAPPVSTARTEPQSAAKAPAECFAPLAIAFERGSTRPHPGDMKRAQAVLQKALARHGDATILIEGHADASGSEDLNVLLSYSRAKAVAELLKKDGISPRMSVSAAGAGLARGDSQAAANDRKAVLRIAGVDDCDHLTEAKRP